The Leptospiraceae bacterium genome includes the window ATTACAGCTCCTGCCCGATACATCAGCTCTTTTAGAGAGATTTTCTTAGAGATATTGGTATCAAAACCGTGTATATTTTTCTCAGAAAGCCTCTTAAAAAACCGGCTGGTCTCCTGCAATGACTTAGAAGGAATTGTCCCTGTGTGGACACAACCTCCCCCTAATTGCTCTTCTTTTTCAATAATTAACGCTTTTTTCCCTAAATTGGCAGACTGGATCGCAGCTTTTTGTGCTGCGGGACCCCCACCGATTACAATAATATCAAATTTTTTTACTTTTGATTGCATTCTTTTCTCGACTTTCTGGATAATATAAATTTATGTTCTGATTTGAGCAATATTTTTTGGATTTGTTCATGATTGAAATTAAAAAAGAAGATTCAACTATAAAAATTAGTTTCCAGAAACCGGAGTTTGATATTGGTGATGTCAAAGAGCTGGAAGGAATAGTCACATCTTTGATAAATCAAAGCTATGTAAAATTAATATTTGATTTTCAAACTGTAAAATTTATCAACTCCACTACAATGGGGCAAATTGCAAAATTAATTCAAGACGCAAAAAACAAAAATGCCAAAATTTTCTTTAATGGAGAGATCGATCCATTCGTTTATCAACTTTTTTCCATCTCCGGCTTAGAAGAATATTTGAATAATCGAGAAGACGACTGATTCCATGCTCCGCAACAAACTATGCGGCAAACCTTTCACCTATTTTCTATTCATTACAATTAGAGACAATTTATGAACCACACATTTTTTAGAGCTTACTACCTATTTATACCTGTTGTACTTTTTTTTACGCTATTTCTTTTTGATAAAATTTTTGGTACAATGCCAATTAGAAAACTCACAGAGACTAGAATTGAATTTTCATTTTACGATGAAAAGAAAAATTTATTGACTCAAATAAAAAAATACAATTCAGAAAGAACCAAAGACGATTCTCTTCTGGTGCTCTTTGGTACTTCGCACATGGGAGAGTTTTCAACTCAATACATATCTAAAAAAATCAAGGGATTAACAACGTACAATTTTTCTGCCCCCATGGCCAGTCCTTCGTTTCTTTATTATTGGTTTCAAAAACTGCACTCAGAGAAAATTCATATAGATTATGCAGTTCTCGAAATTGTTCCCGAAATGTTTACAGATAACGCAAATAATTATGCACTGAAGTTTTCCTACGATTGGAATTTTATGTTCCGACATAGAGATTTTTTTACTCTAAAAGATTTAGAAAGTTTTGCAGTTGCCAATCTATTCGACTCTATTCGTTTTCCATTTCACGGAATGACGGCTATTGAAAGAATAAAATCCTCTGGAACTACAAATCAGTTAGAGTTTTTACAATCTATGGTGCATTTGGCAACTGTAAAAAATAATGGAGGTATCCCAAACCCTATTTTGCACGAGGTACCGGAAACTTATTTAGAAAGAGAATCTAAAGACTACTTCAAGAAAAATTTTACAAATTTTAAAACTTCAACTACTCAAGATAAATTCTATTCAGAATTCCTAAAGTTTGCATCTGAAAATAATATCAAGGTACTAGTTTATAAGCCTCTTGTTTCTCCTTATTTGCAAGCCATTCTGAATTCAGAAAAATTTTATTCTGACTGGGAGAATGAAAAATATAAAATAGCAGATACATATAAAATGAGAATTTTAAATCTTAGCGAAAAAGAAAAAAATATCCAATGCAAAAAATTTGTAGATGTACACCACCTTAGCGGTGGATGCTACAATGAAGTTACAGATATTTTGCTAAGTACAATTTTTCCAAAGAAAAACCAATAAGAAATTTACTTGCATTCGATTACTGGTAATTTTCCAGATTAGGAGAACTCAATGAAAGCGGTTCTATTCACAATTCAAAACGCTTACGCTTATTTAGATAAACTAGGTCCTAAAAAATCTATTCAGATAGTCAATAAACTTGGGTTAGATAAAATTTACTCAATTTCAAAAATTATTCCAAAGAATAGATTAGTCGCTCTGGCTCAAAATCTATCAGTAGAAAAAATTGTAGAAGCAATAAAAACAATTGAAGAAAATACTTTAGCTGAGTTAATTGAAAACCTAAACGACGAGACTCTACTCTATTTCCTGCAAAACATCCCTGTAAAAGAAATTTCTGAATTTGTCGAAAAAATTTCTGTAATTGAAATTCGATTTCTCATAGAAAAAATAGGGAAGGAAATTGCCGCAATCCTCATATTAGAAATCGGAGTAGAGAAATCTGCAAATCTTTTAAACCTAGTCGGCTCAAAAACAATGACAGACCTTATCATTACAACCGGTTACAAAGAGATTGTGATTCTTGTAAAAAGTCTAACTCTAAAAGAATCAGAAAAGTGGATCAAAGAATTTGGTGTGAATGACATTCCTATACTTATTCAAGGGTTAGGGGCAAAAAATATGCTCTCTATTATAAAAACTTTGGGTTTAGATAATAGCATGGAAACCGTAAAAATATTGGGATCGAATAAATCTGTAGAAATAGCAAAAAACATTTCTAAAATGAAACTACCAAAAAGCTCTACACCCATTTCAAAAAAGAAAAAAACAAAGAAAAAATTAGTCCCTAAAAAAATTAGGTCGAAAGCGGGAGCCTAATCGTAAATACAGATCCTTTCCCCGGCTTACTATCCAATAAAATCACACCCCCCATTTTCTCTAACAAAGTTTGTGTAATAGCAAGCCCAAGTCCTGTGCCTCCGATTTTTTTATTATGAACAGAAGGCACTCTGAAAAATCTCTCAAAAATAGAAATGCTATACTCCGGATCGATTCCTATTCCGGTGTCTGCAACTGTGATGATTGCAATATGATTCTCACTTCTTTTTAGGGTAATTGTAACACTTCCGACTTCTGTGTACTTAATAGCATTGTTAAGTAGATTTCCAATGATTTGTGAAAATTCGAATTTGACACCTTCAATAAATAAAGACTCTTCAAGATTCAAAACAATTTGTAACTTTTTTTCTTTTGCTAAAGGACTGTATGTATCTGCAATATCTCGAATCACATACGCAGGGTCAAACTTTTCTAAATCGTCTTTGGAATCTAAAATATTTTTTTGCTCCAATTTTAATAAATTTTCTATTAAGTGGTTCATTCGTTTAATATTTTTATCTATTACTTTTAACATATCCAACTCGTCTGAAGTAAAGCGAGTCAAATTCATATTCCCGCTAAGAAGCTGAAAATATCCTTGGATGTTAGTCATAGGAGATCGTAGCTCATGGCTGATATTAGAAATAAATTCATGCTTGAGTCTTTCATTTTCTTTTTTTTCCGAATTATTAACAAATTGAATCTGATATTTTCCAGACAGCCTTGATATAGAGCTAATATTCAAATCCACATCCAAAGAAATCTGATCTTTTCTGATTAATTCAAAATCGGAAAAATATATTTCTTGAACTGAATCATTTTCGTTCTCTTTCAAAGATGCAATTTTCTCATTATGCCCAACCATATCTTCAAATTCTAACTTTGCCAAATCACTTCTGGAATAGCCTGTAATTTGTCTGAATTTCATATTGGAGTCTATGATATTACCGGAATATATGTCTATAATAATTGATGGATCGGTAGAATACTCAAATAAATATCTATACCTTTCTTCTGAAAATTGTAAATCAATAAAGCTCCGATCTAATTTGATTTCCAGAACAGAATTTAAGTTTTCTAATTTTGTAATTTCATATTGTAGATAATAAATTTTCCATACGAGTTGATCTACGATTTCATTAAAATAAGTTCTTGCTACAAGGCTATAATCTTTGATCTCTTCAAGCCTAAGTCTGGAATCAAAATTCTTTTCTGAAATATCCAACAAAAGCAGATTTAAGTCCTTGATCAACTTTAAACCAAAGCTCTTTTCATAACTAATAGTTTTTTCGTTATTAGAAACTTCTCTCAAAACAGATCGAATATTATTCAAAGGGCTAAATATGTTTGAATACCTTTTTTGACGAATGGTCTTCCCGTCATTGGCAAATACATAGGGTCGTATTTTTTCCAAATCTTCTTCATAAGGACCATAAGAGAAAAATTTATTTTTTCTGGTTGAATTCATTAAAAAAATTTTCTTTATATCTTGATAGCTGTACTCCGGGAAATTCCCGGATGAATAGATCGTGTCGATCAATTCAGAATTTTCGTCCGGGTTTGTCTTCGCCAATAAATCTATTGATTGCATGATGGATTCAATTATCTCAAGAGAAAGTCTTTTTTTTTCATGGAAAAATATTCCACTAAACACCAAGATATTTGTAGGTAGAGTGATTTCCGGAAATTCGTTTATTTCAAACGCTGAATTCAAAGCAGGGAACATAAAACGATTTCCCGCCATACCCAAGCAATCACTCTGATGAAAATATTTTTCTAGTAGATGAAAAGGCGTTTCCTGAAATCGAATCTTTAATCTGTGAAATTTTTTACTTTGGAAGTAATACTCTACGACATAGCGCTCAATCGAATTTACGTGGGTCACCGGAATTATATATTCTTTAGAGTAGTCTAAATTTGAAAAATTTATATTCATAGAAGAATAAAATTTATAAGATATGTTGGTTAAAATAGCTCCCGGATACAAACTCTTGAATGGAGTTTTCTTTAAACGATTCTCTCGTAAAAAGTAGCTAAACGGAACTTCTCCCGCAGCTGCCCTTCCCTCTCTCAATAAGTAAATAATCCCAGAATATGCGTTATGCGATTCAGTGACTAAGGAGGATGTATCTTTTGGAAAGAGTCCTTTTTTTTCAGCAAGCACAATAGGAATAGAAGACAAAGTAGAAGAAATCAGTATTTTCATTTATAAATGGTGCACCTGCAAAAAGTTTTTCTTGAGAATAGATTCTCCCAAATATTCAATAAAATCCACAATTAATAGAAACCTCATCTCTTGCAAAACAAGGATAGGGCAGAAATGCCATAAATGCACATCTGTAAAAAATTTTTCTTCATAGTATATATTATAAAGTTTCAAGCGTCTCATTTATTTCCTATTTGTTTTAAAATAGCATCCCCATAAGTAGAATTCATCTTTACCATACCCGGATAAGTGAAATGGTGAAAATCACTAAAGTCTTGCATCGGTAGAAAATTTTTAAAATCTACAAAATGAATACTTCCGCCAGAAATTGAAATCAAAAAATCAAGGTGGGCTTTATACCAAGTAGATTTTGAATACCACTCCATAGAAATCGGATTTTCCGGATTATTCACAACTATAACTTTTTGGTTGTAGTGTTGTGCTTTTTCTGCAAATAGTTTTAAATATTTCATTTGCAGAGTAGGTAAAAATTTTTCATCTACTACTTTTAGCTTTGCATTTTTTAAAGCGTGAAGATAGGCAATTCCCGGTCTATTGGCAAAATCATCAAGCAGTCTATATTCAAAATATTTTTGATATTGTGCATCGCTCATCCCGACATACCTAAGGTCTTCGCTTCTTTCTTCACGAACATACTGCATGTCCCTCAAAGGCTCTTCTAATCCAAAAGTTTGTTGCAACCGGACTCCCACATCATCATTAGAGTGATCAAAGCGATCTTCTTTGGCATTTTTAGGTCTCCAAGTATCAGAAAGTGTTACGGTGACTTGTTCCTTTGATAAGAAAAATTTTTCGTCTAAATAAATCTGAATCCACCCGGATTTGGTAAACTCCAAGATTTGAGATTCTTTCTTTGCGTTTGTGATTTCTAAGATAAGCTT containing:
- a CDS encoding DUF1574 family protein is translated as MNHTFFRAYYLFIPVVLFFTLFLFDKIFGTMPIRKLTETRIEFSFYDEKKNLLTQIKKYNSERTKDDSLLVLFGTSHMGEFSTQYISKKIKGLTTYNFSAPMASPSFLYYWFQKLHSEKIHIDYAVLEIVPEMFTDNANNYALKFSYDWNFMFRHRDFFTLKDLESFAVANLFDSIRFPFHGMTAIERIKSSGTTNQLEFLQSMVHLATVKNNGGIPNPILHEVPETYLERESKDYFKKNFTNFKTSTTQDKFYSEFLKFASENNIKVLVYKPLVSPYLQAILNSEKFYSDWENEKYKIADTYKMRILNLSEKEKNIQCKKFVDVHHLSGGCYNEVTDILLSTIFPKKNQ
- a CDS encoding PAS domain-containing sensor histidine kinase, which encodes MKILISSTLSSIPIVLAEKKGLFPKDTSSLVTESHNAYSGIIYLLREGRAAAGEVPFSYFLRENRLKKTPFKSLYPGAILTNISYKFYSSMNINFSNLDYSKEYIIPVTHVNSIERYVVEYYFQSKKFHRLKIRFQETPFHLLEKYFHQSDCLGMAGNRFMFPALNSAFEINEFPEITLPTNILVFSGIFFHEKKRLSLEIIESIMQSIDLLAKTNPDENSELIDTIYSSGNFPEYSYQDIKKIFLMNSTRKNKFFSYGPYEEDLEKIRPYVFANDGKTIRQKRYSNIFSPLNNIRSVLREVSNNEKTISYEKSFGLKLIKDLNLLLLDISEKNFDSRLRLEEIKDYSLVARTYFNEIVDQLVWKIYYLQYEITKLENLNSVLEIKLDRSFIDLQFSEERYRYLFEYSTDPSIIIDIYSGNIIDSNMKFRQITGYSRSDLAKLEFEDMVGHNEKIASLKENENDSVQEIYFSDFELIRKDQISLDVDLNISSISRLSGKYQIQFVNNSEKKENERLKHEFISNISHELRSPMTNIQGYFQLLSGNMNLTRFTSDELDMLKVIDKNIKRMNHLIENLLKLEQKNILDSKDDLEKFDPAYVIRDIADTYSPLAKEKKLQIVLNLEESLFIEGVKFEFSQIIGNLLNNAIKYTEVGSVTITLKRSENHIAIITVADTGIGIDPEYSISIFERFFRVPSVHNKKIGGTGLGLAITQTLLEKMGGVILLDSKPGKGSVFTIRLPLST
- a CDS encoding STAS domain-containing protein; the encoded protein is MIEIKKEDSTIKISFQKPEFDIGDVKELEGIVTSLINQSYVKLIFDFQTVKFINSTTMGQIAKLIQDAKNKNAKIFFNGEIDPFVYQLFSISGLEEYLNNREDD